A genome region from Pseudobdellovibrionaceae bacterium includes the following:
- the grxC gene encoding glutaredoxin 3 — MSQVTIYTWTVCPYCDRAKALLKSKGVDYKEINLDGKDDELNALREKTGMRTVPQIFIGDELVGGYTDLAALDASGELDKKLS; from the coding sequence ATGAGTCAGGTGACCATTTATACTTGGACAGTGTGCCCTTATTGCGATCGTGCGAAAGCTCTCTTAAAATCCAAAGGTGTAGACTATAAAGAGATCAATCTGGATGGAAAAGATGATGAACTCAATGCTTTAAGAGAAAAAACAGGCATGCGAACTGTACCTCAAATTTTTATAGGCGATGAGCTAGTCGGAGGGTACACAGACCTTGCTGCTCTGGATGCTTCTGGCGAGTTAGATAAAAAGTTAAGCTAG
- a CDS encoding tRNA-dihydrouridine synthase family protein, giving the protein MTLSPPLKAIKIYLAPMEGVVDPQIRDILTGFGGIDVCATEFIRVTQYLNPASVFYKFAPELHTQSRTPHGTPVFLQLLGSDLNCMAENAQLACELGAHGIDINFGCPAKTVNRHDGGSVILKNPERVFAITQAVRKAVPTHIPVTTKVRLGFEHKDFHKEIALAAQEAGSANLVVHARTKLEAYRPPAHWEYIANMKDAVTMPVVANGDIWSVEDYFKCKEISGCSDVMLGRGLMAQPLLALQIRSALGESVPHPETALLLQPQASSNPHMPNDLERFYIHQFIFKYYELNATSPVPLLLGRLKQLIKLLSRHSVFFQHAFEQIKRHRQVEDILQHLA; this is encoded by the coding sequence ATGACACTTTCGCCACCCCTTAAAGCAATCAAAATTTATCTTGCACCGATGGAAGGTGTGGTGGACCCACAGATTCGAGACATCCTCACGGGCTTTGGAGGAATTGATGTATGTGCTACAGAGTTCATTCGTGTCACTCAGTATTTAAATCCTGCTTCGGTGTTTTATAAATTTGCTCCTGAGCTTCATACCCAATCACGCACTCCTCATGGGACACCTGTGTTTTTACAACTCTTAGGAAGCGATTTGAATTGCATGGCAGAAAATGCCCAATTGGCCTGCGAGCTTGGAGCCCACGGCATTGACATCAACTTTGGCTGTCCTGCCAAAACTGTGAATCGTCACGATGGAGGCTCTGTCATTTTAAAAAATCCCGAACGGGTTTTTGCGATCACTCAGGCCGTGAGAAAAGCTGTGCCCACACACATCCCCGTCACCACTAAGGTGCGTTTAGGGTTTGAGCATAAAGACTTTCATAAAGAGATTGCTCTTGCCGCACAAGAAGCGGGCTCCGCCAATTTAGTAGTTCACGCACGAACCAAACTAGAGGCGTATCGCCCCCCTGCGCACTGGGAGTACATTGCCAATATGAAAGATGCGGTCACCATGCCCGTTGTGGCCAACGGTGATATCTGGTCCGTGGAAGATTATTTTAAATGCAAAGAGATCAGCGGTTGCTCAGATGTGATGTTAGGTCGAGGACTGATGGCTCAGCCTTTATTGGCCTTACAGATCCGTAGTGCCTTAGGGGAAAGTGTTCCTCATCCTGAAACCGCGTTACTGCTCCAACCTCAAGCCAGTTCCAATCCTCACATGCCCAATGATCTGGAGCGGTTTTATATTCATCAGTTTATTTTTAAATACTATGAACTGAATGCCACAAGCCCTGTGCCCTTACTGCTCGGACGGTTAAAGCAGCTGATCAAGCTGCTCTCTAGGCACTCTGTATTTTTTCAACATGCCTTTGAGCAAATCAAAAGACATCGTCAAGTGGAAGATATTTTACAGCACCTAGCTTAA
- a CDS encoding EVE domain-containing protein — translation MSKKYWLMKSEPEVFSIDDLKKDKTTLWEGVRNYQARNFMTQEMSIGDEVLFYHSNAKPPGVAGLAKVSKPAAPDPTAFDKKSTYFEPKATPERPIWECVEVKFVEKFKTLLSLDELREHKALTDMMLLKKGSRLSIQPVTPKQFDYICKLAKK, via the coding sequence ATGAGCAAAAAGTATTGGTTGATGAAGTCAGAGCCCGAGGTGTTTTCTATTGATGATCTGAAGAAAGACAAGACCACCTTGTGGGAAGGGGTTAGGAATTATCAGGCTAGGAACTTTATGACTCAAGAGATGAGCATAGGGGATGAGGTTTTATTTTATCATTCTAACGCTAAACCTCCTGGAGTGGCGGGGCTTGCCAAGGTGTCTAAGCCAGCCGCCCCTGACCCTACGGCCTTTGATAAAAAATCCACGTACTTTGAACCGAAAGCCACACCCGAAAGGCCCATTTGGGAGTGTGTGGAAGTGAAGTTTGTAGAAAAGTTTAAAACCTTACTTAGTCTTGATGAATTGCGAGAACACAAAGCCCTGACCGACATGATGCTCTTAAAGAAAGGGTCTCGCCTTTCCATTCAGCCTGTTACTCCTAAGCAATTTGATTACATCTGTAAACTGGCAAAAAAATAA
- the fumC gene encoding class II fumarate hydratase has translation MGFRVEKDSMGEINVPEERLWGAQTQRSLENFKIGGDKFPREMIRALGILKKSAAAANSDLGLLEAEKAKAIIAACDEVIEGKWDAEFPLVVWQTGSGTQTNMNTNEVIANRAAEVLGFARGDKKVHPNDDVNKAQSSNDTFPTAMHIAVAEQVTNKLLPALRNFLQSLKQKAKDFEDIVKIGRTHFMDATPLTLGQEFSAYAKQMELGIARVEASLPDVLSLALGGTAVGTGLNTHPEFADKACEQIAKETGLKFASAENKFETLAAHDALVQMHGSLKTVAVSLMKIANDIRMLGSGPRCGIGEIQLPANEPGSSIMPGKVNPTQCEALTMVAAQVMGNDVAVTVGGSMGQFELNVFKPLIVFNTLNSIRLLADACDSFRLNCLDGIEANTDQITKHLNNSLMLVTALNPHIGYDNAAKIAKTAFENNTTLKDEAIKLGFMTAEQFEQWVRPEDMLGPKA, from the coding sequence ATGGGTTTTCGTGTTGAAAAAGATTCTATGGGCGAGATCAATGTTCCTGAAGAAAGACTATGGGGAGCGCAAACTCAAAGGTCTTTAGAAAACTTTAAGATTGGTGGGGACAAATTTCCTCGCGAGATGATCCGTGCATTAGGAATTTTGAAAAAATCCGCTGCTGCCGCTAACTCTGACTTAGGATTATTAGAGGCTGAAAAGGCCAAAGCCATCATCGCTGCATGTGATGAGGTGATTGAAGGGAAGTGGGACGCCGAGTTTCCCTTGGTTGTATGGCAAACAGGCAGTGGCACTCAGACGAACATGAACACCAATGAAGTGATCGCCAATCGTGCGGCAGAAGTTTTGGGGTTTGCTCGCGGAGATAAAAAAGTTCACCCTAATGATGATGTCAATAAGGCGCAGTCGTCTAATGACACTTTCCCCACGGCCATGCACATTGCTGTGGCTGAACAGGTGACGAATAAGCTTCTGCCTGCCTTAAGAAACTTTTTGCAGTCTTTAAAACAGAAGGCCAAAGACTTTGAAGACATTGTTAAAATTGGTCGCACCCACTTTATGGATGCCACCCCACTCACTTTAGGGCAGGAGTTTTCTGCTTACGCCAAACAGATGGAACTGGGCATTGCTCGAGTAGAGGCAAGTCTTCCTGATGTTTTAAGTTTAGCTCTAGGTGGAACAGCAGTAGGTACAGGTTTAAACACTCATCCAGAGTTTGCAGACAAGGCCTGTGAGCAGATTGCTAAAGAAACAGGTTTAAAGTTTGCCTCTGCGGAGAATAAGTTTGAAACTCTGGCAGCTCATGATGCTTTAGTGCAAATGCACGGAAGCTTAAAAACTGTGGCTGTGAGTCTAATGAAGATTGCTAATGACATTCGTATGCTAGGCAGTGGCCCTCGCTGCGGGATTGGTGAAATCCAACTGCCTGCCAATGAACCAGGAAGCAGTATTATGCCTGGTAAGGTCAACCCGACTCAGTGTGAGGCTCTGACTATGGTAGCCGCTCAAGTGATGGGCAATGATGTAGCTGTCACTGTAGGTGGGAGTATGGGACAGTTTGAGCTTAACGTCTTTAAACCCTTGATCGTGTTTAATACTTTAAATTCAATTCGTTTGCTTGCCGATGCCTGCGACAGTTTTAGACTTAACTGTTTGGATGGCATTGAGGCCAACACAGATCAAATCACGAAGCACTTAAATAACTCTTTGATGCTGGTGACGGCTCTTAACCCTCATATTGGGTATGACAATGCGGCAAAGATTGCTAAAACCGCTTTTGAAAACAATACGACCCTCAAAGACGAAGCCATTAAATTGGGATTTATGACTGCCGAGCAGTTTGAACAGTGGGTTAGACCTGAAGACATGTTGGGGCCAAAGGCGTAG
- a CDS encoding BolA family transcriptional regulator: protein MKPIEAEIIRILEKEFAPSVLEVVNESDMHHGPKGRESHFKVYLVSDSFSDMSRIQRQRIVFAALGDIMTSIHAFTLKAVTRSEHQSQASGFESPKCASASHKKLL, encoded by the coding sequence ATGAAGCCTATTGAAGCAGAAATCATCCGTATTTTAGAAAAAGAGTTTGCACCCTCAGTGCTTGAGGTTGTGAACGAAAGCGACATGCACCATGGCCCCAAGGGCAGAGAGTCGCATTTTAAAGTGTATTTGGTTTCTGATTCGTTTTCAGATATGTCTAGAATCCAAAGGCAACGTATAGTTTTCGCGGCTTTGGGTGATATTATGACTTCAATTCATGCTTTTACTCTTAAGGCGGTTACAAGATCTGAACACCAGTCCCAAGCTAGTGGTTTTGAAAGCCCTAAGTGTGCTTCCGCTTCTCATAAAAAGCTTTTATAG